The window AGTGAAAAttgactattttttttaaaaaaaaatgcaaattagtatattaaaattgtgaattaattgataacatataatcaaaaatgaaaaaataagacAAGTTAATTgacaaaaaaatgtaattttttccAAGATGGTTACATGTTGATTGtttaaaattcatgatttgaaattactCAATCCAAAAAAACCGTACATATTGTAGACTTCGATGGTCACAGAAAAAATGTCTGACATAATTTAGTTAAAAACAACATTTGAAGCAAATAtggaatataaaaaaaacacagaaAATTTCTTACTTTGCATGCACATGATTAAAACATGGCTATTTAGAAAATCATTTCTTGGGATGCAATATTTTTAAGCCAATCCAAAGTGTGTCTAATATTAAAACCAGACATGCAGTTTGGTTGATTGAGATTTTAGAAAATAACAATCCCCATAATTTCACACACAAGTACTCCAACGAGGGACCAAAATCTAAATCCAACAATAGAAAATTATAACTGGATATGGTCAAGAATCATACATTAATCATACAAATTAACAAATATTCATAGATCAAGAACAATAAGTCGAATATATTGCTGATGCTGAACTTCAGTCTTAAAAATGATAACTAAAAAACAGTTGAACTTTCAAGAAATCACATTTCaagatcaaaataattttatctgtgacatgttttattttaaaacagaaaataataatttttgcgACAATATATTAATGTTAATGGTAGAGATTGTGGCTTCCCCTTGCCTCACGGAACAGATCCATTGCCAGTTCCTGGAGGTGCCGACACATGATGATTTTGCTGCGTCGAATGCGAGCCAAAGCCGAACATGTTCATAGGCTACAAATAGTAATACAAGATTCAGAAATTCAGCATAATATATTATTACGGGTTTTACGTGTTTCGGACGGGAGGATCTGGTGCAATTAGCCTGATTTTAGCTACAACTACAGGAATCCAAGAAAAGTAATCTATGCATAGAGATTTAGCTATAATGAAGTGAAGGAAATTACAGACCTGGGAAATATTTTGCATTGAGCAGAGGGCCATGTAATTAGCATATTGCTCAGCAAAACCTGAATTTTGCATCTGGTTTTGATAGTTCACAGGATTCAAAACCTGCCTCAGGCCGGCAGTAGCTTGATTTGTTGCGGGATTAATAGCCATGGCTTGATCAACGAGTGAAATCCTTGATAGATGCATGAGATTGGGGACTGTAGGAATCGTCGCGGGGCCGATTCCCATTCCCATTCGAGGCATGAACTGTTGCATGCCTGGAAGCACCATCGGTGCCATTCCACTCCCCATCCACATTAACTGGTCATGCCACGAATAATATTTAAGACGGCAAACAagccaaaattttcttttagataccaaattttatatgtttttttaattacaatattGGGATCATTCATTGGTTTAATTCTCTGAAGGAACTTAGTACCTGGATTTGTGATTGAAGGGATTTCATGTATTCGATTGCCTCGTCTAGCATCGATGCTTTATCCGACTGAATAAGAGGACGTTAACATTTAATCCGGTGTTTCTTTGGATTACCTTAAACCAAGAAAACAACAAATTTTACCTTGTTGGAGTGAGGGATCAGATCCTGCAATGCCTTCATCTTCTCGTTGATCTTGTCCCTCCGTCTCTGCAATGAAAAAGGAAGAACATCAGAGGGATCGGTATGAAACAATCATGCGAAAATCATGAAGTGAAATACAAGAATCCAACCCTTTCAGATAAGTTATGCACTTCAGCTACACGGCTCCTACGATTCGTTCCGGTATTTTGGGATGACTTATTCCCTGAAGCTGATTCGAATTCAGTAGCCTGCAtaatagtttttaaaatttcagcAGTGTTTCATTTGACAGAAGATATGTAAAACTGGAGTGAGCATACATCACTTGGGAATTCAAATCCAGTCACATTTCTGCTCTTCCTTTTGTGGCGATTGGTGTCATTGGATTGCTTGCCGGTTTTCCAAAAACTACTGCCGGATCCTCCATATGACGATGAAATGGCTTGGTCATGTGTCTCTCTTTCCCTGTTGTCACTTCGAGGGCTCACATTTCGAGTATGGTTTTCGTTCACCGCTGCTGACAGAGTTCTTCTACCAATCCCGCAGCTAGATGCAAGTTGATTGCTGCTGCAATGGCTTGACCCTATCGTCCGAACAGATGACTCATGAATTTCACCGCATCCCATATGATTAATTACTGGTGTTTTACCTGGAAAGTCAAGATTACCAGTTCTTCTAACATGTCCAGAGCTCTGATCTTGGAGGGCTGATTCATAGGTTTCAAATATTGGAGGTGGGGCAAAAGTTGGCGGTTGCGAAGTTTGGTGAACATGGTTAACATCCGATACACTAAACTTGAAAGGTTCTTCACATTCCATCGACCCGGATGGCTTGTTAGCCTGAACCGACGTAGACGCGGGATTTTCAGACATCAAGTCGGAACAAAACTCCTTCTCGAAAGCTTCATCAATCGGGCAATGAATCCATGAGATTGTCTCATCATCTTGAATCAGATTAGTCACCAGGTTACTGACAACCGGACTCGTTGTTTGGTCATTCTCGTTAACTTGCTTGGACTTCATGGGATCGTGGTTCCGTTTTCCACGAGTTTGGCTATGCAAAATCACCTCCCCATTCTGCCATAACAGCTCCACTAGCCCATTATCTTGTCTGTAGTTTAGCCAATATAATTTTGCAAAGTCAGAAACAACGAATTATAGCATAAAACAGAATTCAAGATTATTTTCAACTTTTTCCCCTATAAAAGTCGGTTGTTTTCTAGAGTACACTTACCCCGACTGTCTTCTCTGATTAGGCACCGGGACTTGACCTTCAACATCAGTGTTCCAATCAGGAAGATATGTAGCATCCATAGCTCAACCGAAGATCAAATTTGTATTGAAAAAAATGGATTATTTTCAAGTCGGACAAAGGGATAGAGACTCGAATTCTTGGGGATGAAAACAAAAACCCACCTCAGAAAATATATCCCAATGGATAATGTTTAAGCTTCACTAGTTCAAGAATCAAAACGTAATCTTTCTTCGGTATTTTGATCCCAGCATTGGACTTAAAAGGAACAGACAGATGCCACTGACTTCAGTTGTTTTCAAATGCTGCAGTTATAACGGTGATAAGGACATCTGCGTATAAAAGAATTGGGAAATTTTATGTTAGACCAGTTCAGTAATTGCCCAAGTTTTATTAGGAAAATTTGATGTTCATCGACAGCATGAATGGAGCCGACTGCAGAGAGTGATATTATCTGTCATCTTCAACATTAAGGTTTAACCATTCACATATTTTCTTGTTCAatgttttattttgatgttatctGAGTAAATTGTTTCGTTAAATTTTGTCTCAATCAGGCATATATAGACAGAGACAGGTAAACAAATAGCCACCAATTGAGACCATGCTTGACTCTAGAATCTGTCTTCCACCACTCTGTACATTCATGTGGTACCATTTGCATATTCGATTCATGACTGCCGCGGCATGCAAATCactttctttcttctttacaattTTCAATACGCGGACATGAACTTAATTGGATCGTGACAGTTTACATATTCAATTTTGATGGAATCTTGGACAGAAGAACATATATTATCCTTAAATTTTTAGAATTCGCACTCCGAACATATTTTCCAACTCTTTCATCTTTCTATCCCGAAAAATACTCGTGGATATCAAGACACTTTAATCACACCTAGTAacgtgtgtttagaaaaattttcataattagtTAGTTTGTCGAGAAGTTTAGTTTGTTTTTGTTggattttgatttgatttagtCACCTACAAATACAGAATATCTCCATCGTATATTGTGAGAAATTTTTCATATCCATGTGACTAAAGTGATGGAGAAAACATTCTTAAAAGAAAGTATAACGTGGTTTGGATTTCATtcacaaattatttatattcgaaatattttttaaacaatgtgTTTATATGTAATTAAGAAGACAACCCAATATTTGATTCCTATAGTTTAATCCGGGGAGATTGTCAATGAAATTCGTGTGGATAATCAACAAAATGGATTGCTTCACTTTCATTCGCTTTGCTGTCGCATTAAATTTCTCAACTACAAAGCTGTGGGGGTTTCGTTGCTGGAAaataaaacaagtaaaatcAAGAGAGAAGATAATTGTCTCAATAATGTTACACTGGACCGCTACAAATAACTAATTAAAGAGACTGTCTCTGATCGACGCTAtccataattattattatatttaataataaaaaatgatattttttattaactGAATCAGGTCGGATATTTGTCTCGTAAAATTGACCtataatacaataaaaaaagtttttgtgataaatataatgttgttaattcaaatttaaaatgatttttcttgaatatatgAAGTCAAAAAAGTTATCAAAACATGGTAAATCgaataataaaattaacataTTTCTTTGAGAAATTAAATTCATTATTAATACTATTACTAGATACAATTAATTTTCAATGATTACATTTATCGAAttgtttaaacatttttttttccattatttATGTTTAGCTTATTTCTTGGTTTCATATTTTGAGTTTCTTCTGTATTTCAAGTAACAGTTATAAATTACAAAATGTTCCAGCAAATCAATTATAACcataaactttattttattattcttattactTATTAGTATTTGTAACCGAAGGTAGTacgataattaaaaaattatcatttaggcaaaaacttgtgtgagacgatctcactggtagtattttgtgaaacggatatcttatttgggtcatccatgaaaaattattactttttatattaaaatattattttttattttgaatatcggtagagaatctttatctgtgaaacggatatcttatttgggtcatccatgaaaaattattactNGGAATTCTCGATCTCTTTAAAATCTCATAAGTTCTtccattaaaatatttcaacacCTGATGTTTCTTTAGCAGGACTGagtactaaaaataaaaaaaattctccaGCATGCTTCGACATTTTCCAAGATGTGTCTAAGCTTATGTTTGAGGCACGCCCTTATACAAAGTTGCCATCCTCAGGAAAGTGCTGTTTTCGTGGCTTAGACCATATATATGTGCCTCAAAGTACCGTTTTAGGCCTTTTGTTTGCCATACTCTAATACTCTCAATGAAAAACAAAGCAGAACAACTTCAGTTAAATCGTGTGAAAAAAATAGCAGACTGAATGAAAATGCTGATACTTTTGAACCTACCCGGTCAAACATATTTGCGACCTGCTTGTAGTTAGTTTCAAATGACATCAGGCTATTGTGTGTAACCGTGGTTTGCTGAACTCCTCTCTCAGGCATCAATGCAAATAGTTGACGAGCTTTGTCATAACTTCCAGCCTTTTTGTACATGTAAATCATCATGTGGAACATTTTCTGGTCTGGTTTTAAAGGTGAAGTTTCTTTATCTAGGAGGGTCTCAAAGATTTCCTCAGCTTCTCTAAACTTGTCACCCTGCAGCCGCCAAATGTCGCAAAAAAAGTTTCACTCAATAGTACCATCATCAATATGTAGGAGCACACAAAGTACCCATGATATGCTACTATACATGAAAAAAAACATCTTTCACTTAAAGATCTTAGCTAATACTCTGAACTTAGACATGTCATGCAATCAAGAACAGAATCCTAAAATAATTTAGATGCGTCATTCAACCAACAAAAAAATCCTAAATATAGGTAAGAAGTCATGTTTCCTGTGGCATCTATCATTTGGAAAATTTGTAGCAGCTAAGCAAGCCCCATTCT of the Primulina huaijiensis isolate GDHJ02 chromosome 1, ASM1229523v2, whole genome shotgun sequence genome contains:
- the LOC140976153 gene encoding transcription factor PHYTOCHROME INTERACTING FACTOR-LIKE 13-like isoform X3 — translated: MDATYLPDWNTDVEGQVPVPNQRRQSGQDNGLVELLWQNGEVILHSQTRGKRNHDPMKSKQVNENDQTTSPVVSNLVTNLIQDDETISWIHCPIDEAFEKEFCSDLMSENPASTSVQANKPSGSMECEEPFKFSVSDVNHVHQTSQPPTFAPPPIFETYESALQDQSSGHVRRTGSSHCSSNQLASSCGIGRRTLSAAVNENHTRNVSPRSDNRERETHDQAISSSYGGSGSSFWKTGKQSNDTNRHKRKSRNVTGFEFPSDATEFESASGNKSSQNTGTNRRSRVAEVHNLSERRRRDKINEKMKALQDLIPHSNKSDKASMLDEAIEYMKSLQSQIQLMWMGSGMAPMVLPGMQQFMPRMGMGIGPATIPTVPNLMHLSRISLVDQAMAINPATNQATAGLRQVLNPVNYQNQMQNSGFAEQYANYMALCSMQNISQPMNMFGFGSHSTQQNHHVSAPPGTGNGSVP
- the LOC140976153 gene encoding transcription factor PHYTOCHROME INTERACTING FACTOR-LIKE 13-like isoform X2; translation: MDATYLPDWNTDVEGQVPVPNQRRQSGQDNGLVELLWQNGEVILHSQTRGKRNHDPMKSKQVNENDQTTSPVVSNLVTNLIQDDETISWIHCPIDEAFEKEFCSDLMSENPASTSVQANKPSGSMECEEPFKFSVSDVNHVHQTSQPPTFAPPPIFETYESALQDQSSGHVRRTGNLDFPGSSHCSSNQLASSCGIGRRTLSAAVNENHTRNVSPRSDNRERETHDQAISSSYGGSGSSFWKTGKQSNDTNRHKRKSRNVTGFEFPSDATEFESASGNKSSQNTGTNRRSRVAEVHNLSERRRRDKINEKMKALQDLIPHSNKSDKASMLDEAIEYMKSLQSQIQLMWMGSGMAPMVLPGMQQFMPRMGMGIGPATIPTVPNLMHLSRISLVDQAMAINPATNQATAGLRQVLNPVNYQNQMQNSGFAEQYANYMALCSMQNISQPMNMFGFGSHSTQQNHHVSAPPGTGNGSVP
- the LOC140976153 gene encoding transcription factor PIF5-like isoform X1; the encoded protein is MDATYLPDWNTDVEGQVPVPNQRRQSGQDNGLVELLWQNGEVILHSQTRGKRNHDPMKSKQVNENDQTTSPVVSNLVTNLIQDDETISWIHCPIDEAFEKEFCSDLMSENPASTSVQANKPSGSMECEEPFKFSVSDVNHVHQTSQPPTFAPPPIFETYESALQDQSSGHVRRTGNLDFPGKTPVINHMGCGEIHESSVRTIGSSHCSSNQLASSCGIGRRTLSAAVNENHTRNVSPRSDNRERETHDQAISSSYGGSGSSFWKTGKQSNDTNRHKRKSRNVTGFEFPSDATEFESASGNKSSQNTGTNRRSRVAEVHNLSERRRRDKINEKMKALQDLIPHSNKSDKASMLDEAIEYMKSLQSQIQLMWMGSGMAPMVLPGMQQFMPRMGMGIGPATIPTVPNLMHLSRISLVDQAMAINPATNQATAGLRQVLNPVNYQNQMQNSGFAEQYANYMALCSMQNISQPMNMFGFGSHSTQQNHHVSAPPGTGNGSVP